AGATTGGATAGGTTACATAACCTATTAGAGAATGATACGAAAAATAAAAGCTTTGTGGTTTTATCAGAACTGTCTGTAGTTGAGATAGAAGAATTGAATGATGAACAGTTAGAGTTAGTATCAATAATAAAAAAACAAATAGAAGAGGAAGATATATCAGAGCAAGAATATCACAATATATTACAACAGGTTCATAATGAGCTTGGACATATAAACATGTATGAAGATGATAAGATCAAAAATCTAGCAGCAAAGAAAGTATTATATGAAGAAACTCTTAAGAGGAAAGAAGAGATAAGGAAATCAGAAAAAGTTACAGGTTCTTATGCAAGGTTATTTGCTGATTACATAGGAATTGCTGTAGGATTCTTTTCTGTTTTTATAGCAGCTTTCTCCTTGATTAGAGATAGAAAATATAAAGCTTATGAGATTATTTATACAAAAAAAATATCTTCAATCAAATATGTTGTAAGTAAATATATAGGAAATGTTTTATTGATGATGATTGTGGTATTGATATTAGCAGGTTATTCAACTATAGATTTCGCAAATCATTATGATAAGATTGATTATTTT
The window above is part of the Vallitalea guaymasensis genome. Proteins encoded here:
- a CDS encoding ABC transporter permease, whose amino-acid sequence is MFWKLVNKEIKYQLKSITFGIFCVFVVLFYITQFVGDINMEEVYSNSPGDLLVEGSVYYKSNLEDESNIGFNQRLDRLHNLLENDTKNKSFVVLSELSVVEIEELNDEQLELVSIIKKQIEEEDISEQEYHNILQQVHNELGHINMYEDDKIKNLAAKKVLYEETLKRKEEIRKSEKVTGSYARLFADYIGIAVGFFSVFIAAFSLIRDRKYKAYEIIYTKKISSIKYVVSKYIGNVLLMMIVVLILAGYSTIDFANHYDKIDYFAFIKISITWILPTIMIVTSLAYILQVAFGNGILPIIVQFIYWNYSVPFSSSQYNVSKYMIRYNSVSTLSEYQKVANDIIFNRIVITFISIVLLVGAIWLFEKKRGNICGKN